The Terriglobales bacterium genome segment TCCAGCCAGCGCGGCAGCCAACCGCCCATGTGGAAGCGCCAATGGATTTCTTCGGTCACGATGAAATAAACCGCGAAGCTGATGAGCACGCCGGGAACCAGGTTCAGGCGCAGGTAGTAGTCGGCCAGGGCGAACGGCCAGATGTTCAGCACGAACATCCCGATGACGAACAGCGGGCGACCCGCGAGATTCACATAGAGCGGCTCTTCCGGACGGCCCAGCGAGGCGTGGTGCAGCATGTGTCCGTCGCCGGTCCAGGTGCCAGGCCAGTGCAGCGGCCAGCGGTGCAGCGCGTACTCGAAGCCATTGGCCCAGAGGAAGCCGATCACCAGCCCGGCCGCCCACATCGCGGCACTCGGAAGGCTCTGCGCGGCGAAGATCGCGGCGGGGACCACGCCGCACAGAGCGGCGGTGACCGCATTCCGGGTGTTGATGGCGCGCCCGCGCCGCAAGGAAACGATCTCGGATTGGACTGCCGAAGACATCTTCCGGTAGAGACGCCCGTCAGGGCGTCTCCCGCTCCCTGCCTGCTATATTAGATGGTTCTCAGCCTAGCGTCGCCATGACTGTGAGCGCCTCCCGCAAACTCGAGAAGTCCCGCGAACTCCAAGAAAAGGCCGAAAAGCTCATTCCCGGCGGGGTGGATTCGCCGGTGCGCGCGTTCCGCGCCGTGGGCGGGGATCCGCCCTACATCGTGCGCGGCGCCGGCTCGCGCATGTACGACGCCGACGGCAACGAGTACATCGATTACGTGCTCTCCTGGGGGCCGCTGATCCTGGGCCACGCCTTCCCCGCCGTCGTCGCGGCCATCGCCGAGGCCAACAGGAACGGCTCCAGCTTCGGCGCCAGCACGCCGGCGGAAGCCGACCTGGCCGAACTGGTGCTCGAAGCCT includes the following:
- a CDS encoding aminotransferase class III-fold pyridoxal phosphate-dependent enzyme: MTVSASRKLEKSRELQEKAEKLIPGGVDSPVRAFRAVGGDPPYIVRGAGSRMYDADGNEYIDYVLSWGPLILGHAFPAVVAAIAEANRNGSSFGASTPAEADLAELVLEAYPSMEKVRFVSSGTEATMSAIRLARGATQRKYIVKFEGCYHGHSDA
- a CDS encoding sterol desaturase family protein — translated: MSSAVQSEIVSLRRGRAINTRNAVTAALCGVVPAAIFAAQSLPSAAMWAAGLVIGFLWANGFEYALHRWPLHWPGTWTGDGHMLHHASLGRPEEPLYVNLAGRPLFVIGMFVLNIWPFALADYYLRLNLVPGVLISFAVYFIVTEEIHWRFHMGGWLPRWLDAARARHMRHHDVPSTDFAIFWPLFDVLLRTTAPRPPTVRMNP